The genomic region gttggattgtaaaaaaagattttcattaaaaagaaatttgaaagactacagatagagatttaataagttatttaatttatttaaataagaagcgaataccactgatgtgttttatttcaaatgtaatttctcatttgtttataatattaagctttgcttgctccagattTCATGTTTACTCAAAACTAAAGTTTTGAGTTGAGTTGATATGGGAAGATATGGACAATTGCAGTAAATTTTtcaatatttagtatttttagtttgGCCCACAACTTCGTCCCAGGTGATGAAGTGTTTCCACCTGCTGCTTCACACAACTCTCAGCAGGAAATCTACCAGGAATTAATGACTaaatagtaaaatgttttactctgaaaattaataaaaacaaaattcaaagcACAAATGTTGGACTTTCTAAATTAATCTAAATGTATACAgcaaacatgtttaatgttctgtgagtgtagttttgttttttaacagactaaaataaataacatacaaatatgttaatttaatgtttctctgtttacttttactcacaaaaatatcagatcttcctcacacatacagtatcagaaacatgttgttttcctttaagCCATTTGATTTAATTCTTAAAACATAGGTTACATGTATTATTAGTCCCTTTAGGATAAATACATTATGTATCCTGATGAGGTATTTTAGTTTGTCTACGTTGTGTTGTTTGGTAATGAAACAAACACCTCTCAGGACCGTCTTTGAACAACTTACAACGTCTCTCCACTGATTGTATGTGcatttttgaatttattttaaaatgcttctgtttgtttttaaatctttacacgGTCTTGCCCCCACTTATCTTGCTGAGCTACTTATTCCCTATGGTTAAGCTGACCTAAGACCCCTTTCCGGTctctcaggtcagctgaccagcttCTCCTGACAGTATCGAAGTCAAGGCGGAAACCTAGAGGGGACAGAGCTTTTGCTGTTGCAGCATCCAAATTATGGAATGACATTAGGCAGGAACCTTCattgtccatttttaaaacttacttgaaGACCCACTTTTATTCCCTGGCTTTTAATTCAACatgaagactctgtgtttgttcctttgtttctaTTCTTCATTCCgtcattttatttactattcaTTGTCTTCattgcttgttttttctcttgACTAGttgtgtacagcactttggtcagccaaggctgttttaaataaaggctttataaataaagttgagttgagttgatgaATGTAAAACGATACATAGACTAAATTTTTATTAATGCTCTGTTTAGACTGTCAGGGCtcaaacatctgtgcagatgttattttatcGTCTAATATCAGACTAACATCAacttttataaatgtaaaagaatgTGACAGTGAAAACTCGActaattaatataaaacatttcacagtaaataaaagaggaaacgTTTCTATAAAACTTCCTGTCTTTGAGCCAATtcctgaaccaatcagatcgtagatcaggtgagagccaggtgtttcccatcatgccctgCGAACCGAATATACGGAACCGGAAAACGGccccaaaataaaagtctctatTAAATAAGTCGGCTTTTACTATAACGTAGAATGTCCTGTTCACATCAAACTACATCACTACTACATCTCCACGTATGTATATGGTTTTGTGAACTGTATCtaaaaattttattttggtggatttctttttattttatatttatttattttattttattaacgGATTTCTCTCCcgatgatgtcacttcctgtggatacttcctgttttcctccgtCTCTGAGTTGAGGTGAGTCCATGCGGGTTCTCCCGTTTTTACGTCGTTAAAACGTAGTTAAAAGTACTAAATGATAGTTTTAAACTTATATTTCTAAGAAACTAAACTGAGTTATTTCCGTTTTAGCAACAATCGTGGGTTTTACGTGTTTTTGTTGGACTGTACAGCTCTTTAAAGAAACCAAAGTTTCCACGCTTCCTTTCATAACAGTGTAACcgtgtctttgttttcactgttaatgtttaactttattttatgaagACATATATTTACTACTGAAAaccaagaaaaatgtttcttccaGGTTGTTTTGATTATGTTCAAATGAATCAATTCATCAATTGTCTTGAAAAtgggttcattcattcaaagatTTGTGGTAAAAGCAGCGTCTTTATAAAGATGTGATGAGTGTAACTAGAGTTTCTGTGAATAATGTTCATACATGTTTGTAAAGATTAGTGGATTATTAGTCAGTAGTTGTTGGTAAAAGGTGTTCTTGGTGAAACATGTTGTGTATTATTTAGAGTGGCTATATACTGTAGTGCTAATACACATCAAGGAACctgttgaatgtgtgtctgacttCACCTGATCTTACTTTGGTGTTGAAAAAGACACGGGACCAATGACTTTTGAAGCACTGACTGCTTCGGTCTCTAGTGTGAATCACTTGACTGGATCAAACCAGATTCAACTGGTCTGATCCAGTCTTTTTCCAGATCTTTTCCCACAACAAATCAAGATCAGGTGAAGTCAGACAGACATCACTAGTTGGTTTCCAGCCTGAagggtttgttgtttgtctctaaccaactttcctcagactgaagaagcgaCTTcgatgagtagtgaaacatttcaacctaacaagaaagacaGTACAGTTGTcacgactcaacttccagataactttacctggaggactgaaaatcttcacagacatattattatttgatattttacagcatGTCCACTGTAGTGGACAGCAGAACAAATTTACTGTTAGAAAACAGCTACACTTCAAAATCAGAATagactgacaagaaaacaagaatgtCAATCCATTTTCTAATGAAACTTtctaaatgaaactgaacatgaacataacTTAAAGTCTCCAGTCCAGAGGTCCTGGGTAGCACAGGTTTGAATCTGTAACACCACCTTCTCTTCgctgttctccttctcttcctctttcttttcttccttcattaAAGTCTTAGTGACGGTACTTTAGGACgcagtttctcttctttgttaTGCAGAGGAACATCTTGCAGCTGATGCATGTCATGTATTTTTAGCCGTTGCAaccttggtttcatcagtctagTATCTCTGGTATGTGTCTGGCCCCGTATGTTGTTAATGGTGCTTCTGGTTGTGGAATACATTTTTTGATGGATGGCTCATACTCTTCGCTCTCTTCACCGTCGTCTACTGTCTTGTTAGTTTTCCTCAGGTTCTAGGTAGTTCAGCAGCTTATATGCAAGATGAAGTTTGGAGTCCAGGAactgttgagtgtttttttgCTCATCAGTTgtttgtggtggtgtgtgtgactCTCTCTCTGTGATACTGGAGAGAAACTTCCCCAGTTTCTGGACTCATCCTTTGACCTTCAAATGTATTGTTCCCTTGTTAGACTTTAGAGTCCAGAATCCGACCATCTGGAGACTCAAGTACAAATACCTTGAAGCTTTAAACTTTTCCTGGTTTCTGGAGGTTAAGGCAGCCTTAGCTTACCCTCCAATGgatgtctctctttgtctcctctatTACTTTCAAGTCATTGACAATTTTCTGTGAGATTCTCAACTTGAAGAACATGTTCTTGTCATTTTCTAGCTTATTATTGGCCCTGTGGTTTTGCTctcaaaaaacatttagagtCTGGGGAAGCCAAGGCAGGTCATGTGGATTAACAAGCCGGAAAAGATAATTTCGTCAGTGGTGGTGTTTAGAGAGACATTCCTCATCTGTAGCTCTCTCTCATTTGTGGATGTTGCCAAGTCTCTCCTGGACTCCAGTTTCTATAAATGATATGTTCACTATGACAGTCTGGAGGACTGGGTAGGACAGGTTTAAATCTATGATTGGAAAAATACAATCAATGAGGAAATGTCTCTGGACATAGCATCTACCCttctgttaaaaagaaaatcccacAGTCGTCTGAAATAACATGAaagtgacaaaagtaataacaaatataaatttacaaaaataataaagcagcatTACTAATCATGTGACTTGCGGCTTTAGAATACAGATATAAACACTATACACACTATTTATAGTTGGACACAcaagtcattttatttacattcgTTTTCTATAATTTGAAATTTGTTGCATATGAAATGGTCCTAGTGAAAGATGCAGATGTGTTTGCAAAAGTTTTTTACTAACTTATTAATCATCTGAAGGATCATCTGGATCATTACACACAGTGATCCTTATCTGCTGAGTCAGTGATATTCTGTAGCTGTGGTTTTTGTCTtatcttgtgtctttgttggttCACAGATCACATTCATCTCAGGTGAGGACGagcattgttttgtctgacatCAGGACTGCTTTGTGAAATCTGGTGCCACTGAGAAAGAAGCAGGATGAGTTCTCCCCAAAAGGTGAGAATTTAAATCTCTTACATCTCACatactttgcattttttattatctcCATTAACAAAACCTtaaattttctctctctgtcattctaGAAACACAGAAACGCAAAGAAACAATGTCAGCACTGTAACAAAGAATTCTCTTCATCATACAAACTAAAGATTCATGAGAGAgttcatactggagagaaacTGCATCAGTGTCAGGAGTGTGGCAGTGGATTCTCATCAACAGGACAGCTGAAAAGTCACTATCAGAGATTTCACAGTGGAaagaaaccatacagctgtgagcAGTGTGACAAAGCTTTCGTAACATTAACAGAATTAAAGCTTCATCAGAGagttcacagtggagagaaaccatacagctgtgatcagtgtggtAAAGCTTTCTCTCAGTCGTGTTCCCTGAAAAGTCACTTTCgcattcacactggagagaagcctTATCACTGTGACGAGTGTGGGAAAGATTTTGCTCTATCAGGAACCCTAAAAATTCATAAACgtattcacagtggagagaaaccataccagTGCAGACACTGTGAGAAAACTTTCAATTCTTTACCAAACCGCAACAAACATGAACGAACACATACTGGAGTTAGACCATATAGATGTGAGGAGTGTGGAAAGAGATTCACTCAGACAGGAGCATTAACAATTCATAGAAACATCCACACTAAAGAAAGA from Anabas testudineus chromosome 18, fAnaTes1.2, whole genome shotgun sequence harbors:
- the LOC113168273 gene encoding zinc finger protein 716-like produces the protein MSSPQKKHRNAKKQCQHCNKEFSSSYKLKIHERVHTGEKLHQCQECGSGFSSTGQLKSHYQRFHSGKKPYSCEQCDKAFVTLTELKLHQRVHSGEKPYSCDQCGKAFSQSCSLKSHFRIHTGEKPYHCDECGKDFALSGTLKIHKRIHSGEKPYQCRHCEKTFNSLPNRNKHERTHTGVRPYRCEECGKRFTQTGALTIHRNIHTKERIYPCEQCGKIFISSSSLRNHEQIHSGEKPYKCK